From a single Callithrix jacchus isolate 240 chromosome 5, calJac240_pri, whole genome shotgun sequence genomic region:
- the ZHX3 gene encoding zinc fingers and homeoboxes protein 3 isoform X3 produces the protein MASKRKSTTPCMIPVKTVVLQDASMEAQPTETLPEGPQQDLPPEAPAANSEAAQNPNSTDGSALANGHRSTLDGYLYSCKYCNFRSNDMSQFVGHMNSEHTDFNKDPTFVCSGCSFLAKTPEGLSLHNATCHSGEASFVWNVAKPDNHVVVEQSVPEGTSTPDLAGEPSAEGTDGQAEIIITKTPIMKIMKGKAEAKKIHTLKENVPSQPVGEALPKLSTGEMEVREGDQSFINGAVPVSQASASSAKNTHATNGPLIGTVPVLPAGIAQFLSLQQQPPVHAQHHAQQPLPTAKALPKVMIPLSSIPTYNAAMDSNSFLKNSFHKFPYPTKAELCYLTVVTKYPEEQLKIWFTAQRLKQGISWSPEEIEDARKKMFNTVIQSVPQPTITVLNTPLVASAGNVQHLIQAALPGHVVGQPEGTGGGLLVTQPLMANGLQATSSSLPLTVTSVPKQPGVAPINTVCSNTTSAVKVVNAAQSLLTACPSITSQAFLDASIYKNKKSHEQLSALKGSFCRNQFPGQSEVEHLTKVTGLSTREVRKWFSDRRYHCRNLKGSRAMMPGDHSSIIIDSVPEVSFSPSSKVPEVTCIPPTATVATHPSAKRQSWHQTPDFTPTKYKERAPEQLRALESSFAQNPLPLDEELDRLRSETKMTRREIDSWFSERRKKVNAEETKKAEENASQEEEEAAEDERGEEDLSSELRVSGENGSLEMPSSHILAERKVSPIKINLKNLRVTEANGKNEIPGLGACDPEDDGSNKPAEQFPGKVSCKKTAQQRHLLRQLFVQTQWPSNQDYDSIMAQTGLPRPEVVRWFGDSRYALKNGQLKWYEDYKRGNFPPGLLVIAPGNRELLQDYFMTHKMLYEEDLQNLCDKTQMSSQQKQTEFDLINVKDWPVWDTACHVEEPNPTLCCHMPSCWAPEKASGVLADSPEPAAILGLPTTKQAARKTGFSSVLPPTM, from the coding sequence ATGGCCAGCAAGAGGAAATCCACCACACCATGCATGATCCCAGTGAAGACAGTGGTGCTGCAGGATGCCAGCATGGAGGCCCAGCCCACTGAGACCTTGCCTGAAGGACCCCAGCAGGATCTACCCCCAGAAGCACCTGCTGCCAACAGCGAGGCAGCCCAGAACCCCAACAGTACTGATGGCTCTGCACTAGCCAATGGGCATCGGAGCACTTTAGATGGCTATTTATATTCCTGTAAATACTGCAATTTCAGATCCAATGACATGAGCCAATTTGTGGGACATATGAACTCAGAGCACACAGACTTTAATAAAGACCCAACTTTTGTATGCAGTGGGTGCAGTTTTCTGGCAAAAACCCCTGAGGGGCTTTCCTTGCACAATGCCACGTGTCACTCAGGGGAAGCCAGCTTTGTGTGGAATGTGGCCAAGCCAGACAATCATGTGGTTGTGGAGCAGAGCGTCCCTGAGGGCACCAGCACTCCTGACCTAGCAGGTGAGCCCAGTGCCGAAGGGACTGATGGACAGGCAGAAATCATCATTACCAAAACTCCAATCATGAAGATAATGAAAGGCAAAGCTGAAGCCAAAAAAATTCATACTCTCAAGGAGAATGTCCCTAGCCAGCCTGTGGGTGAGGCCTTACCGAAGCTGTCGACTGGAGAAATGGAGGTGAGAGAGGGGGACCAATCCTTCATCAATGGGGCAGTTCCAGTCAGCCAGGCATCTGCCAGCTCTGCAAAAAACACCCATGCCACCAACGGGCCCCTGATAGGAACAGTGCCAGTTTTGCCGGCTGGCATAGCACAGTTCCTCTCTCTCCAGCAGCAGCCCCCAGTGCatgcccaacaccatgcccaaCAGCCATTGCCCACGGCCAAGGCCCTTCCCAAAGTGATGATCCCCCTGAGCAGCATTCCAACGTACAACGCAGCCATGGACTCGAACAGCTTCCTGAAGAACTCCTTCCACAAGTTCCCCTACCCAACCAAAGCTGAGCTCTGCTATTTGACTGTGGTGACCAAGTATCCAGAAGAACAGCTCAAGATCTGGTTCACAGCCCAAAGGCTGAAGCAAGGGATCAGCTGGTCCCCTGAGGAGATTGAGGATGCCCGGAAAAAGATGTTCAATACAGTCATCCAGTCTGTGCCTCAGCCCACAATTACGGTTCTAAATACCCCACTGGTCGCCAGTGCTGGCAATGTCCAGCATCTCATCCAGGCTGCTCTCCCAGGTCACGTTGTAGGGCAGCCAGAGGGCACAGGAGGGGGACTTCTAGTCACTCAGCCATTGATGGCCAATGGGTTACAAGCAACAAGTTCCTCTCTCCCCCTCACAGTGACATCTGTCCCCAAGCAGCCAGGTGTGGCACCCATTAACACTGTGTGTTCAAATACAACATCAGCTGTGAAGGTGGTCAATGCAGCCCAGTCGCTCCTCACAGCCTGCCCCAGCATAACCTCCCAAGCCTTCCTTGATGCTAGcatctacaaaaataagaaatctcACGAACAGCTGTCGGCTCTGAAAGGGAGCTTCTGTCGGAACCAGTTCCCAGGGCAGAGCGAAGTTGAGCATCTCACCAAAGTGACCGGCCTCAGTACCAGAGAGGTGCGGAAATGGTTCAGTGATCGTAGATACCACTGCCGGAACTTGAAGGGCTCCAGAGCGATGATGCCTGGAGATCACAGCTCCATCATCATTGACTCTGTGCCAGAGGTGTCCTTCTCCCCATCATCCAAGGTCCCTGAGGTCACCTGCATCCCACCAACAGCCACAGTAGCAACTCACCCTTCTGCCAAACGACAATCTTGGCACCAGACTCCTGACTTCACACCAACCAAATACAAGGAGAGAGCCCCTGAGCAACTCAGAGCCCTGGAGAGCAGTTTTGCACAAAACCCTCTTCCTCTTGATGAGGAACTAGACCGCTTGAGAAGTGAAACTAAAATGACCAGAAGAGAAATTGATAGCTGGTTTTCAGAGAGACGGAAAAAAGTGAATGCTGAGGAGACTAAGAAGGCTGAGGAGAATGCCtctcaggaggaagaggaggctgctGAGGATGAGCGTGGAGAAGAGGATTTGTCCAGTGAGCTAAGGGTCTCTGGTGAAAATGGCTCTCTGGAAATGCCCAGCAGCCATATCTTGGCAGAGCGTAAAGTCAGCCCCATTAAAATCAATCTGAAGAACCTGCGGGTCACTGAAGCCAATGGCAAGAATGAGATTCCAGGGCTGGGTGCCTGTGACCCGGAAGATGATGGGTCAAACAAACCGGCAGAGCAGTTCCCAGGCAAAGTGAGCTGCAAAAAGACTGCCCAGCAGCGGCACTTGCTACGGCAGCTCTTTGTCCAGACACAGTGGCCGAGCAACCAAGACTATGACTCCATAATGGCCCAGACAGGTCTGCCCCGGCCAGAGGTGGTGCGCTGGTTTGGAGACAGCAGGTACGCACTGAAGAATGGCCAACTCAAGTGGTACGAAGACTATAAGCGAGGCAACTTCCCACCAGGGCTACTGGTCATTGCCCCTGGCAACCGGGAGCTTCTTCAGGACTATTTCATGACGCACAAGATGCTCTACGAAGAGGACCTGCAGAACCTCTGTGACAAGACCCAGATGAGCTCCCAGCAG
- the ZHX3 gene encoding zinc fingers and homeoboxes protein 3 isoform X1 has product MASKRKSTTPCMIPVKTVVLQDASMEAQPTETLPEGPQQDLPPEAPAANSEAAQNPNSTDGSALANGHRSTLDGYLYSCKYCNFRSNDMSQFVGHMNSEHTDFNKDPTFVCSGCSFLAKTPEGLSLHNATCHSGEASFVWNVAKPDNHVVVEQSVPEGTSTPDLAGEPSAEGTDGQAEIIITKTPIMKIMKGKAEAKKIHTLKENVPSQPVGEALPKLSTGEMEVREGDQSFINGAVPVSQASASSAKNTHATNGPLIGTVPVLPAGIAQFLSLQQQPPVHAQHHAQQPLPTAKALPKVMIPLSSIPTYNAAMDSNSFLKNSFHKFPYPTKAELCYLTVVTKYPEEQLKIWFTAQRLKQGISWSPEEIEDARKKMFNTVIQSVPQPTITVLNTPLVASAGNVQHLIQAALPGHVVGQPEGTGGGLLVTQPLMANGLQATSSSLPLTVTSVPKQPGVAPINTVCSNTTSAVKVVNAAQSLLTACPSITSQAFLDASIYKNKKSHEQLSALKGSFCRNQFPGQSEVEHLTKVTGLSTREVRKWFSDRRYHCRNLKGSRAMMPGDHSSIIIDSVPEVSFSPSSKVPEVTCIPPTATVATHPSAKRQSWHQTPDFTPTKYKERAPEQLRALESSFAQNPLPLDEELDRLRSETKMTRREIDSWFSERRKKVNAEETKKAEENASQEEEEAAEDERGEEDLSSELRVSGENGSLEMPSSHILAERKVSPIKINLKNLRVTEANGKNEIPGLGACDPEDDGSNKPAEQFPGKVSCKKTAQQRHLLRQLFVQTQWPSNQDYDSIMAQTGLPRPEVVRWFGDSRYALKNGQLKWYEDYKRGNFPPGLLVIAPGNRELLQDYFMTHKMLYEEDLQNLCDKTQMSSQQVKQWFAEKMGEETRAMADTGIEDQGLGTGELTAVHKGMGDTYSEVSENSESWEPSVPEASSEPFDTSSPQAGRQLEFRFCYPGWSAMA; this is encoded by the coding sequence ATGGCCAGCAAGAGGAAATCCACCACACCATGCATGATCCCAGTGAAGACAGTGGTGCTGCAGGATGCCAGCATGGAGGCCCAGCCCACTGAGACCTTGCCTGAAGGACCCCAGCAGGATCTACCCCCAGAAGCACCTGCTGCCAACAGCGAGGCAGCCCAGAACCCCAACAGTACTGATGGCTCTGCACTAGCCAATGGGCATCGGAGCACTTTAGATGGCTATTTATATTCCTGTAAATACTGCAATTTCAGATCCAATGACATGAGCCAATTTGTGGGACATATGAACTCAGAGCACACAGACTTTAATAAAGACCCAACTTTTGTATGCAGTGGGTGCAGTTTTCTGGCAAAAACCCCTGAGGGGCTTTCCTTGCACAATGCCACGTGTCACTCAGGGGAAGCCAGCTTTGTGTGGAATGTGGCCAAGCCAGACAATCATGTGGTTGTGGAGCAGAGCGTCCCTGAGGGCACCAGCACTCCTGACCTAGCAGGTGAGCCCAGTGCCGAAGGGACTGATGGACAGGCAGAAATCATCATTACCAAAACTCCAATCATGAAGATAATGAAAGGCAAAGCTGAAGCCAAAAAAATTCATACTCTCAAGGAGAATGTCCCTAGCCAGCCTGTGGGTGAGGCCTTACCGAAGCTGTCGACTGGAGAAATGGAGGTGAGAGAGGGGGACCAATCCTTCATCAATGGGGCAGTTCCAGTCAGCCAGGCATCTGCCAGCTCTGCAAAAAACACCCATGCCACCAACGGGCCCCTGATAGGAACAGTGCCAGTTTTGCCGGCTGGCATAGCACAGTTCCTCTCTCTCCAGCAGCAGCCCCCAGTGCatgcccaacaccatgcccaaCAGCCATTGCCCACGGCCAAGGCCCTTCCCAAAGTGATGATCCCCCTGAGCAGCATTCCAACGTACAACGCAGCCATGGACTCGAACAGCTTCCTGAAGAACTCCTTCCACAAGTTCCCCTACCCAACCAAAGCTGAGCTCTGCTATTTGACTGTGGTGACCAAGTATCCAGAAGAACAGCTCAAGATCTGGTTCACAGCCCAAAGGCTGAAGCAAGGGATCAGCTGGTCCCCTGAGGAGATTGAGGATGCCCGGAAAAAGATGTTCAATACAGTCATCCAGTCTGTGCCTCAGCCCACAATTACGGTTCTAAATACCCCACTGGTCGCCAGTGCTGGCAATGTCCAGCATCTCATCCAGGCTGCTCTCCCAGGTCACGTTGTAGGGCAGCCAGAGGGCACAGGAGGGGGACTTCTAGTCACTCAGCCATTGATGGCCAATGGGTTACAAGCAACAAGTTCCTCTCTCCCCCTCACAGTGACATCTGTCCCCAAGCAGCCAGGTGTGGCACCCATTAACACTGTGTGTTCAAATACAACATCAGCTGTGAAGGTGGTCAATGCAGCCCAGTCGCTCCTCACAGCCTGCCCCAGCATAACCTCCCAAGCCTTCCTTGATGCTAGcatctacaaaaataagaaatctcACGAACAGCTGTCGGCTCTGAAAGGGAGCTTCTGTCGGAACCAGTTCCCAGGGCAGAGCGAAGTTGAGCATCTCACCAAAGTGACCGGCCTCAGTACCAGAGAGGTGCGGAAATGGTTCAGTGATCGTAGATACCACTGCCGGAACTTGAAGGGCTCCAGAGCGATGATGCCTGGAGATCACAGCTCCATCATCATTGACTCTGTGCCAGAGGTGTCCTTCTCCCCATCATCCAAGGTCCCTGAGGTCACCTGCATCCCACCAACAGCCACAGTAGCAACTCACCCTTCTGCCAAACGACAATCTTGGCACCAGACTCCTGACTTCACACCAACCAAATACAAGGAGAGAGCCCCTGAGCAACTCAGAGCCCTGGAGAGCAGTTTTGCACAAAACCCTCTTCCTCTTGATGAGGAACTAGACCGCTTGAGAAGTGAAACTAAAATGACCAGAAGAGAAATTGATAGCTGGTTTTCAGAGAGACGGAAAAAAGTGAATGCTGAGGAGACTAAGAAGGCTGAGGAGAATGCCtctcaggaggaagaggaggctgctGAGGATGAGCGTGGAGAAGAGGATTTGTCCAGTGAGCTAAGGGTCTCTGGTGAAAATGGCTCTCTGGAAATGCCCAGCAGCCATATCTTGGCAGAGCGTAAAGTCAGCCCCATTAAAATCAATCTGAAGAACCTGCGGGTCACTGAAGCCAATGGCAAGAATGAGATTCCAGGGCTGGGTGCCTGTGACCCGGAAGATGATGGGTCAAACAAACCGGCAGAGCAGTTCCCAGGCAAAGTGAGCTGCAAAAAGACTGCCCAGCAGCGGCACTTGCTACGGCAGCTCTTTGTCCAGACACAGTGGCCGAGCAACCAAGACTATGACTCCATAATGGCCCAGACAGGTCTGCCCCGGCCAGAGGTGGTGCGCTGGTTTGGAGACAGCAGGTACGCACTGAAGAATGGCCAACTCAAGTGGTACGAAGACTATAAGCGAGGCAACTTCCCACCAGGGCTACTGGTCATTGCCCCTGGCAACCGGGAGCTTCTTCAGGACTATTTCATGACGCACAAGATGCTCTACGAAGAGGACCTGCAGAACCTCTGTGACAAGACCCAGATGAGCTCCCAGCAGGTCAAGCAGTGGTTTGCTGAGAAAATGGGGGAGGAGACCCGAGCCATGGCAGACACAGGCATTGAGGACCAGGGCCTTGGTACTGGTGAGCTCACAGCAGTTCACAAAGGGATGGGTGACACCTATTCAGAGGTATCTGAGAACAGTGAGTCGTGGGAGCCCAGTGTCCCTGAGGCCAGCTCAGAGCCCTTTGACACATCGAGTCCCCAGGCTGGACGTCAGCTCG
- the ZHX3 gene encoding zinc fingers and homeoboxes protein 3 isoform X2, whose amino-acid sequence MASKRKSTTPCMIPVKTVVLQDASMEAQPTETLPEGPQQDLPPEAPAANSEAAQNPNSTDGSALANGHRSTLDGYLYSCKYCNFRSNDMSQFVGHMNSEHTDFNKDPTFVCSGCSFLAKTPEGLSLHNATCHSGEASFVWNVAKPDNHVVVEQSVPEGTSTPDLAGEPSAEGTDGQAEIIITKTPIMKIMKGKAEAKKIHTLKENVPSQPVGEALPKLSTGEMEVREGDQSFINGAVPVSQASASSAKNTHATNGPLIGTVPVLPAGIAQFLSLQQQPPVHAQHHAQQPLPTAKALPKVMIPLSSIPTYNAAMDSNSFLKNSFHKFPYPTKAELCYLTVVTKYPEEQLKIWFTAQRLKQGISWSPEEIEDARKKMFNTVIQSVPQPTITVLNTPLVASAGNVQHLIQAALPGHVVGQPEGTGGGLLVTQPLMANGLQATSSSLPLTVTSVPKQPGVAPINTVCSNTTSAVKVVNAAQSLLTACPSITSQAFLDASIYKNKKSHEQLSALKGSFCRNQFPGQSEVEHLTKVTGLSTREVRKWFSDRRYHCRNLKGSRAMMPGDHSSIIIDSVPEVSFSPSSKVPEVTCIPPTATVATHPSAKRQSWHQTPDFTPTKYKERAPEQLRALESSFAQNPLPLDEELDRLRSETKMTRREIDSWFSERRKKVNAEETKKAEENASQEEEEAAEDERGEEDLSSELRVSGENGSLEMPSSHILAERKVSPIKINLKNLRVTEANGKNEIPGLGACDPEDDGSNKPAEQFPGKVSCKKTAQQRHLLRQLFVQTQWPSNQDYDSIMAQTGLPRPEVVRWFGDSRYALKNGQLKWYEDYKRGNFPPGLLVIAPGNRELLQDYFMTHKMLYEEDLQNLCDKTQMSSQQVKQWFAEKMGEETRAMADTGIEDQGLGTGELTAVHKGMGDTYSEVSENSESWEPSVPEASSEPFDTSSPQAGRQLETD is encoded by the coding sequence ATGGCCAGCAAGAGGAAATCCACCACACCATGCATGATCCCAGTGAAGACAGTGGTGCTGCAGGATGCCAGCATGGAGGCCCAGCCCACTGAGACCTTGCCTGAAGGACCCCAGCAGGATCTACCCCCAGAAGCACCTGCTGCCAACAGCGAGGCAGCCCAGAACCCCAACAGTACTGATGGCTCTGCACTAGCCAATGGGCATCGGAGCACTTTAGATGGCTATTTATATTCCTGTAAATACTGCAATTTCAGATCCAATGACATGAGCCAATTTGTGGGACATATGAACTCAGAGCACACAGACTTTAATAAAGACCCAACTTTTGTATGCAGTGGGTGCAGTTTTCTGGCAAAAACCCCTGAGGGGCTTTCCTTGCACAATGCCACGTGTCACTCAGGGGAAGCCAGCTTTGTGTGGAATGTGGCCAAGCCAGACAATCATGTGGTTGTGGAGCAGAGCGTCCCTGAGGGCACCAGCACTCCTGACCTAGCAGGTGAGCCCAGTGCCGAAGGGACTGATGGACAGGCAGAAATCATCATTACCAAAACTCCAATCATGAAGATAATGAAAGGCAAAGCTGAAGCCAAAAAAATTCATACTCTCAAGGAGAATGTCCCTAGCCAGCCTGTGGGTGAGGCCTTACCGAAGCTGTCGACTGGAGAAATGGAGGTGAGAGAGGGGGACCAATCCTTCATCAATGGGGCAGTTCCAGTCAGCCAGGCATCTGCCAGCTCTGCAAAAAACACCCATGCCACCAACGGGCCCCTGATAGGAACAGTGCCAGTTTTGCCGGCTGGCATAGCACAGTTCCTCTCTCTCCAGCAGCAGCCCCCAGTGCatgcccaacaccatgcccaaCAGCCATTGCCCACGGCCAAGGCCCTTCCCAAAGTGATGATCCCCCTGAGCAGCATTCCAACGTACAACGCAGCCATGGACTCGAACAGCTTCCTGAAGAACTCCTTCCACAAGTTCCCCTACCCAACCAAAGCTGAGCTCTGCTATTTGACTGTGGTGACCAAGTATCCAGAAGAACAGCTCAAGATCTGGTTCACAGCCCAAAGGCTGAAGCAAGGGATCAGCTGGTCCCCTGAGGAGATTGAGGATGCCCGGAAAAAGATGTTCAATACAGTCATCCAGTCTGTGCCTCAGCCCACAATTACGGTTCTAAATACCCCACTGGTCGCCAGTGCTGGCAATGTCCAGCATCTCATCCAGGCTGCTCTCCCAGGTCACGTTGTAGGGCAGCCAGAGGGCACAGGAGGGGGACTTCTAGTCACTCAGCCATTGATGGCCAATGGGTTACAAGCAACAAGTTCCTCTCTCCCCCTCACAGTGACATCTGTCCCCAAGCAGCCAGGTGTGGCACCCATTAACACTGTGTGTTCAAATACAACATCAGCTGTGAAGGTGGTCAATGCAGCCCAGTCGCTCCTCACAGCCTGCCCCAGCATAACCTCCCAAGCCTTCCTTGATGCTAGcatctacaaaaataagaaatctcACGAACAGCTGTCGGCTCTGAAAGGGAGCTTCTGTCGGAACCAGTTCCCAGGGCAGAGCGAAGTTGAGCATCTCACCAAAGTGACCGGCCTCAGTACCAGAGAGGTGCGGAAATGGTTCAGTGATCGTAGATACCACTGCCGGAACTTGAAGGGCTCCAGAGCGATGATGCCTGGAGATCACAGCTCCATCATCATTGACTCTGTGCCAGAGGTGTCCTTCTCCCCATCATCCAAGGTCCCTGAGGTCACCTGCATCCCACCAACAGCCACAGTAGCAACTCACCCTTCTGCCAAACGACAATCTTGGCACCAGACTCCTGACTTCACACCAACCAAATACAAGGAGAGAGCCCCTGAGCAACTCAGAGCCCTGGAGAGCAGTTTTGCACAAAACCCTCTTCCTCTTGATGAGGAACTAGACCGCTTGAGAAGTGAAACTAAAATGACCAGAAGAGAAATTGATAGCTGGTTTTCAGAGAGACGGAAAAAAGTGAATGCTGAGGAGACTAAGAAGGCTGAGGAGAATGCCtctcaggaggaagaggaggctgctGAGGATGAGCGTGGAGAAGAGGATTTGTCCAGTGAGCTAAGGGTCTCTGGTGAAAATGGCTCTCTGGAAATGCCCAGCAGCCATATCTTGGCAGAGCGTAAAGTCAGCCCCATTAAAATCAATCTGAAGAACCTGCGGGTCACTGAAGCCAATGGCAAGAATGAGATTCCAGGGCTGGGTGCCTGTGACCCGGAAGATGATGGGTCAAACAAACCGGCAGAGCAGTTCCCAGGCAAAGTGAGCTGCAAAAAGACTGCCCAGCAGCGGCACTTGCTACGGCAGCTCTTTGTCCAGACACAGTGGCCGAGCAACCAAGACTATGACTCCATAATGGCCCAGACAGGTCTGCCCCGGCCAGAGGTGGTGCGCTGGTTTGGAGACAGCAGGTACGCACTGAAGAATGGCCAACTCAAGTGGTACGAAGACTATAAGCGAGGCAACTTCCCACCAGGGCTACTGGTCATTGCCCCTGGCAACCGGGAGCTTCTTCAGGACTATTTCATGACGCACAAGATGCTCTACGAAGAGGACCTGCAGAACCTCTGTGACAAGACCCAGATGAGCTCCCAGCAGGTCAAGCAGTGGTTTGCTGAGAAAATGGGGGAGGAGACCCGAGCCATGGCAGACACAGGCATTGAGGACCAGGGCCTTGGTACTGGTGAGCTCACAGCAGTTCACAAAGGGATGGGTGACACCTATTCAGAGGTATCTGAGAACAGTGAGTCGTGGGAGCCCAGTGTCCCTGAGGCCAGCTCAGAGCCCTTTGACACATCGAGTCCCCAGGCTGGACGTCAGCTCG